Proteins from one Panthera leo isolate Ple1 chromosome D1, P.leo_Ple1_pat1.1, whole genome shotgun sequence genomic window:
- the LOC122199677 gene encoding ubiquitin-conjugating enzyme E2 N-like: MAGLPRRIIKETQRLLAEPVPGIKAEPDESNACYFHVVIAGPQDSPFEGGTFKLELFLPEEYPMAAPKVRFMTKIYHPNVDKLGRICLDILKDKWSPALQIRTVLLSIQALLSAPNPDDPLANDVAEQWKTNEAQAIETARAWTRLYAMNNI, encoded by the coding sequence ATGGCCGGGCTGCCCCGCAGGATTATCAAGGAAACCCAGCGTTTGCTGGCGGAACCAGTTCCTGGCATTAAAGCAGAACCAGATGAGAGCAACGCCTGTTATTTTCATGTGGTCATTGCTGGCCCCCAGGATTCCCCCTTTGAGGGAGGGACTTTTAAACTTGAACTATTCCTTCCAGAAGAATACCCGATGGCAGCCCCTAAAGTACGTTTCATGACCAAAATTTATCATCCTAATGTAGACAAGTTGGGAAGAATATGTTtagatattttgaaagataagTGGTCCCCAGCACTGCAGATCCGCACAGTTCTGCTATCGATCCAGGCATTGTTAAGTGCTCCCAATCCAGATGATCCATTAGCAAATGATGTAGCGGAGCAGTGGAAGACCAACGAAGCCCAAGCCATAGAAACAGCTAGAGCATGGACTAGGCTATATGccatgaataatatttaa
- the LOC122200824 gene encoding secretoglobin family 1D member 2-like, translating to MRLFLSVLLVALALCCYEANASACPAFVADLSGFLWKTPGLFKLSLAKYNAPEEAVQAVLDVKSCTDNISIPRKTILTEILGQITEKCAN from the exons atgAGGCTGTTCCTGAGTGTCCTGCTGGTCGCTCTGGCTCTTTGCTGCTATGAGG CCAATGCGTCGGCCTGTCCAGCCTTTGTTGCAGATCTCTCAGGCTTCCTCTGGAAAACTCCAGGTCTCTTCAAACTATCACTTGCAAAATATAATGCACCTGAAGAAGCCGTTCAGGCCGTTTTGGATGTGAAGAGTTGCACAGATAACATCTCCATACCCAGAAAAACGATACTTACAGAAATATTG GGGCAAATCACGGAAAAGTGTGCAAATTAA